A genomic segment from Clostridium pasteurianum BC1 encodes:
- a CDS encoding CBS domain-containing protein — translation MNIAFFLTPKTEVICEKITSTMRQVLERMEYHRYSAIPIIDEKGVYIGTLTEGDLLWKMKSTPNLKFKDTSKVQLEDIPRHTINKPVHINSDIEDLIATSVNQNFVPVVDDNNIFIGIIKRSDIITYCYERLFHNMKKEA, via the coding sequence ATGAATATAGCATTTTTTTTAACTCCAAAAACTGAGGTGATATGTGAGAAGATAACATCTACCATGAGGCAGGTTTTGGAGAGAATGGAATATCACAGATATAGTGCAATTCCTATAATAGATGAAAAAGGGGTGTATATAGGAACTTTAACAGAGGGTGATTTACTTTGGAAAATGAAAAGTACACCAAATTTAAAATTTAAAGATACCAGTAAGGTTCAGCTAGAAGATATACCAAGGCATACTATTAATAAACCAGTGCATATAAATTCTGACATAGAGGATTTAATTGCTACTTCTGTAAATCAAAACTTTGTACCGGTGGTAGATGACAATAATATATTTATAGGAATAATTAAAAGAAGCGATATAATAACCTATTGTTATGAAAGGCTTTTTCACAATATGAAAAAAGAAGCTTAG
- a CDS encoding polysaccharide deacetylase family protein, giving the protein MRKNRLNKGKYRKRNKFIIIVGMFIVCILFVGVGIKFTQRAKASSEAENNFKVQPISTDKNKIQNNTTNDQAKNNEKNTDNIKNVSSNSIDNTSSSDKNNAVNSTPSSNNSGNSEPSPPNNTMPPSGENGGSPPPPNNVEPPKNKVAYLTFDDGPSTTVTPEILDILKEENVHATFFVIGSYAEKNPDLLRREKAEGHSIGNHTYSHNYNYIYASTDNFINDLKKCDNVITSIVGDYDRSLIRFPGGSFNRQAYKQAAEAAGYRYVDWNCLNGDAEVSLASVDRLLLRFNQTFGNQDKLIILMHDAPAKKTTPKALPQIIQILKSKGYTFKGL; this is encoded by the coding sequence TTGAGAAAAAATAGATTAAATAAGGGAAAATACCGTAAAAGGAACAAATTTATTATTATAGTCGGCATGTTTATTGTCTGTATATTGTTTGTTGGAGTTGGAATTAAATTTACTCAAAGAGCAAAAGCCAGTTCAGAAGCTGAAAATAATTTTAAAGTACAACCAATTTCTACTGATAAGAACAAAATACAAAATAATACTACAAATGATCAAGCTAAAAATAATGAAAAAAATACAGATAATATTAAAAATGTAAGTTCTAATTCTATTGATAATACATCTTCTTCAGATAAGAATAATGCTGTAAACAGTACACCGTCATCAAATAATAGTGGAAATTCCGAACCATCACCGCCAAATAATACTATGCCACCCAGTGGAGAAAATGGAGGATCGCCTCCACCGCCAAACAATGTAGAACCTCCTAAAAATAAAGTAGCATACTTGACCTTTGACGACGGTCCAAGCACTACTGTTACTCCTGAAATATTAGATATTTTAAAAGAAGAGAATGTACACGCTACTTTCTTCGTAATTGGAAGCTATGCTGAAAAAAATCCCGATCTGCTAAGACGTGAAAAGGCAGAAGGACATTCTATAGGCAATCATACTTATTCTCATAATTACAATTATATATATGCTTCCACAGATAACTTCATTAATGATTTAAAGAAATGTGATAATGTGATAACCTCTATAGTTGGAGATTACGATAGAAGTCTTATAAGATTTCCTGGAGGCTCTTTTAATAGACAGGCCTATAAACAAGCCGCAGAGGCTGCTGGATATCGCTATGTGGATTGGAACTGCTTAAATGGGGATGCTGAGGTTTCTCTAGCTTCCGTTGACAGACTATTACTAAGGTTTAATCAAACTTTTGGCAATCAGGACAAGCTTATAATATTAATGCATGATGCTCCAGCTAAAAAAACTACACCAAAGGCATTACCGCAAATCATACAGATATTGAAGTCAAAAGGCTATACCTTCAAAGGACTTTAA
- a CDS encoding amino acid ABC transporter permease — MDLDTLKNIMPDLLNGTLITVELTFMSLVIGSCIGVIIAMVKLSSNKAVAAAGNFYTWIFRGTPLLLQLFLFYYGFPAIGISLTSMQAAVIGLSLNSGAYMGEIIRSGIMAIDKGQFEASKALGFNYFQTMKRIILPQAFRIVIPPVGNEFIALIKDTSLVSVIAMEELLRKAQLLVSSSGNVVGPYLIAAILYLAMTTLFTSVFSAIEKKLSIY, encoded by the coding sequence ATGGATTTAGATACTTTAAAAAATATAATGCCAGATTTATTGAATGGCACGCTTATTACAGTAGAGTTGACTTTCATGTCTCTTGTCATAGGAAGCTGCATAGGTGTAATTATTGCAATGGTAAAGCTTTCATCCAACAAAGCTGTTGCAGCTGCGGGGAATTTTTATACTTGGATATTTAGGGGAACGCCTCTTTTGCTGCAATTATTTCTATTTTATTATGGATTCCCAGCAATAGGTATAAGTCTTACATCCATGCAGGCAGCAGTAATTGGACTTAGTTTAAATTCAGGGGCATATATGGGTGAAATTATAAGAAGTGGAATAATGGCTATAGATAAAGGTCAATTTGAAGCTTCAAAAGCTCTTGGCTTTAATTATTTTCAGACAATGAAAAGAATAATACTTCCTCAGGCTTTCAGAATAGTTATTCCACCTGTGGGTAATGAATTTATAGCTTTAATTAAAGATACATCTTTGGTTTCAGTTATAGCTATGGAGGAACTTTTGAGAAAGGCACAGCTTTTGGTATCCTCCTCAGGTAATGTAGTAGGGCCATATCTTATAGCAGCTATTTTATATCTTGCAATGACTACTTTATTTACTTCAGTCTTTTCAGCTATTGAAAAGAAACTATCTATATACTAA
- a CDS encoding amino acid ABC transporter ATP-binding protein, which produces MNMIEIKGLSKSFGKLKVFENLNMDVKKGEVLVIIGASGSGKSTFLRCLNHLEVPESGTVSVEGEILDVKDKKKMRKVIEKMGMVFQSFNLFPHMTVFENVIEAPITVKRESRDVVTERAKKLIEKVGLSDKLSVYPSKLSGGQKQRVAIARALCMQPDIMLFDEPTSALDPELVGEVLNVMKDLAKEGITMIVVTHEMGFAREVADRVVFMDGGKILEEGTPEEIFKNPKEQRTKAFLEKIL; this is translated from the coding sequence ATGAATATGATTGAAATAAAAGGACTTTCTAAAAGTTTTGGTAAGCTTAAAGTATTTGAAAATCTGAACATGGACGTAAAAAAAGGAGAAGTATTAGTAATAATAGGAGCTTCTGGTTCTGGGAAAAGTACATTTTTAAGGTGTCTCAATCATTTAGAAGTACCTGAGAGTGGTACAGTTTCTGTTGAGGGTGAAATTTTGGATGTAAAAGATAAAAAGAAGATGAGAAAAGTAATTGAAAAGATGGGTATGGTTTTTCAAAGCTTCAATTTATTTCCTCATATGACAGTATTTGAAAATGTTATAGAGGCTCCAATCACTGTTAAAAGGGAAAGCAGAGATGTAGTTACAGAAAGAGCAAAAAAACTTATTGAAAAAGTAGGACTAAGCGACAAGCTTTCTGTTTATCCATCAAAGCTTTCCGGTGGGCAAAAACAAAGAGTTGCCATTGCTAGAGCACTTTGCATGCAACCTGACATAATGCTTTTTGATGAACCAACTTCTGCTCTAGATCCTGAACTGGTAGGAGAAGTTTTAAATGTTATGAAGGATCTTGCAAAAGAGGGTATTACTATGATAGTTGTAACTCATGAAATGGGATTTGCAAGAGAAGTAGCAGATCGGGTTGTATTTATGGATGGAGGAAAAATTTTAGAAGAGGGAACTCCAGAGGAGATTTTTAAAAATCCTAAAGAGCAGAGAACGAAAGCTTTCCTTGAAAAGATTTTGTAA
- a CDS encoding Nramp family divalent metal transporter encodes MQEGKDIQGEALELNKVGFFKTKDREKSKELNKVKQLIKFLGPAFVVSVAYVDPGNFATNISGGSYFGYELIWVILWSNIIAIFLQTMSAKLGIATGCNLPEMCARVFPRKLNWFFWIISEIGAMATDLAEFLGAALGLYLLFRIPMVYAGLLTGVITYIICYMEKYGQKTIEIIISVLVAVISVAYIIELFLAKPDWAQIGMHTAVPMLSNRDALLIAVGMLGATVMPHVIYLHSHLVLERRKNISDEEKLNHFKMEKVDINIAMNIAFIINAAMVIVSAAVFFKNGIRVDTIEQAHQSMQPLVGYLSSGVFGIALLASGLSSSAVGTIAGQTIMKGFVNMSIPINIRRLITMAPALLIIAFGINPMKVLVLSQVALSFILPFPMIQMLYIANRKDLMGNLVNRKLTKAIGAIIATMVIILNAVLIYLSFTGAA; translated from the coding sequence ATGCAGGAGGGAAAAGATATTCAAGGGGAAGCCTTGGAATTAAATAAAGTAGGTTTTTTTAAGACTAAAGATAGAGAAAAATCAAAGGAATTAAATAAAGTAAAACAATTAATTAAATTTCTCGGTCCAGCCTTTGTAGTCAGTGTAGCTTATGTGGATCCTGGAAATTTTGCTACCAATATCAGTGGTGGGTCATATTTTGGATATGAGCTCATATGGGTAATATTATGGAGCAATATTATTGCAATTTTTCTTCAGACTATGTCTGCAAAACTGGGAATAGCAACAGGCTGCAATCTTCCTGAGATGTGTGCTAGGGTTTTCCCAAGAAAACTTAATTGGTTTTTCTGGATTATTTCAGAGATAGGGGCTATGGCTACAGACTTGGCGGAATTTCTTGGAGCTGCTCTAGGGCTTTACTTACTTTTTAGAATACCTATGGTTTACGCAGGACTTCTCACAGGAGTGATAACATATATTATTTGCTATATGGAAAAGTATGGACAAAAGACTATTGAAATTATAATTTCAGTTTTAGTTGCAGTAATATCAGTGGCTTATATTATAGAATTGTTTCTTGCAAAGCCGGATTGGGCTCAAATAGGCATGCACACTGCAGTGCCAATGCTCTCTAATAGAGATGCGCTGTTAATAGCAGTGGGTATGTTGGGAGCTACGGTAATGCCTCATGTAATATATCTACATTCTCATTTAGTCCTGGAAAGAAGAAAAAATATTTCTGATGAAGAAAAGTTAAATCATTTTAAAATGGAAAAAGTAGATATAAATATAGCTATGAATATAGCTTTTATTATAAATGCAGCAATGGTTATAGTATCAGCAGCAGTATTCTTTAAGAATGGAATAAGAGTTGATACTATAGAACAGGCTCATCAGTCTATGCAGCCCTTAGTTGGATACTTATCAAGTGGAGTCTTTGGCATAGCACTCCTTGCGTCTGGCTTATCCTCTTCGGCAGTAGGAACTATAGCTGGTCAAACAATCATGAAGGGCTTCGTAAATATGAGCATACCTATAAATATAAGAAGACTTATAACTATGGCACCGGCGCTTTTAATAATAGCTTTTGGAATAAACCCTATGAAAGTGCTCGTATTAAGCCAGGTGGCATTAAGCTTCATACTTCCATTTCCAATGATTCAAATGCTCTATATTGCAAATCGTAAAGATTTAATGGGGAATTTAGTAAACAGAAAACTAACTAAGGCTATAGGTGCCATAATAGCAACTATGGTAATAATACTAAATGCAGTATTAATTTATCTAAGTTTTACTGGGGCGGCTTAG
- a CDS encoding flavodoxin family protein: MKIIAFNGSPRKSWNTATLLEKALEGAASKGAETELINLYDLNYKGCASCFACKKIGSKSYGKCALKDDLTPILDKIEEADGIILGSPIYLGSITGEMKSFLERLIFPYLVYDADYSSLFKKKINTAFIYTMGIDEQRLLNSGYDSYFNINKTFLEHIFGNFESLILTDAYQFDDYSKYVSSAFDPEKKAQRRQEQFPIDCEKAFELGVNFATAK; the protein is encoded by the coding sequence ATGAAAATAATAGCCTTTAACGGGAGTCCAAGAAAGAGCTGGAATACAGCAACTCTTTTAGAAAAAGCACTTGAAGGTGCAGCATCAAAGGGTGCAGAAACAGAACTTATAAATCTCTATGATTTAAACTATAAAGGATGTGCAAGCTGCTTTGCCTGTAAAAAAATAGGAAGCAAAAGCTATGGAAAGTGTGCTTTAAAAGACGACTTAACTCCAATCTTAGATAAAATTGAAGAAGCGGATGGAATTATTTTAGGTTCACCTATTTACCTTGGAAGCATTACTGGTGAGATGAAGTCATTTCTTGAGCGTCTTATCTTTCCATATTTAGTGTATGATGCTGATTATTCCTCTCTTTTTAAAAAGAAAATAAATACAGCTTTCATATATACTATGGGAATAGATGAACAGCGTCTATTAAATTCAGGATATGATAGTTACTTTAATATCAATAAAACGTTTCTAGAACATATTTTTGGAAACTTTGAATCGTTAATACTTACAGATGCATACCAATTTGACGACTATTCAAAATATGTATCTTCAGCCTTTGATCCAGAAAAAAAGGCACAAAGACGTCAGGAGCAATTTCCAATAGATTGTGAAAAAGCCTTTGAACTTGGAGTTAACTTTGCTACTGCTAAATAA
- a CDS encoding nuclear transport factor 2 family protein encodes MIHTNLNIIDKFFDAYSRRDTNVIKQVLSENIKWTFPGSNSLSGTKSGIEEVVSFFDKMGSFMLKSNVEVKKLVMGVNDDYVLEGQHIKTNRKDSINLDQDMCVLWIFSHGKIIEGKHFIVDQCKVDDFFNSAYKA; translated from the coding sequence ATGATACATACAAATCTAAATATTATTGATAAATTTTTTGATGCATATAGTAGGAGGGATACTAATGTTATTAAACAAGTATTATCTGAAAACATAAAATGGACATTTCCAGGTAGTAACTCTTTAAGTGGAACAAAATCAGGTATTGAAGAAGTTGTTTCATTTTTTGATAAGATGGGAAGTTTTATGCTAAAGTCCAATGTAGAAGTTAAAAAGTTGGTAATGGGAGTAAATGATGACTATGTATTAGAAGGTCAGCATATTAAGACTAATAGAAAAGACAGCATTAATCTTGACCAAGATATGTGTGTACTTTGGATATTTTCACATGGAAAGATAATAGAAGGTAAGCACTTCATTGTAGATCAATGTAAAGTGGATGATTTTTTTAATAGTGCGTATAAAGCATAA
- the ureA gene encoding urease subunit gamma has translation MQLMHKEMEKLMLHYAGSLAKKRMRRGLKLNYQEAVALITSELMEASRDGRTVQQIMNYGMRILSRDDVMDNVADSMPELKIELDFQDETKIVTIHNPIR, from the coding sequence ATGCAGTTAATGCACAAGGAAATGGAGAAACTTATGCTGCACTATGCAGGAAGCTTGGCTAAAAAGAGAATGAGGAGGGGATTAAAATTAAATTATCAGGAAGCAGTAGCCCTTATAACTTCAGAACTTATGGAAGCTTCAAGGGACGGCAGAACTGTTCAGCAGATTATGAATTATGGTATGAGAATATTATCTAGGGATGATGTTATGGATAATGTGGCAGATTCCATGCCAGAGCTAAAGATAGAATTAGATTTTCAGGATGAAACAAAGATTGTGACAATTCACAATCCAATAAGATGA
- a CDS encoding ABC transporter substrate-binding protein has translation MKKITALLIGLIISATVFAGCGKSNTSSNSGGSTLSNIKSAGTIVIGVDDTYPPMEFRDKNGKLVGFDVDVADAVAKKLGVKTKYVPTAWDGIFLALNSKKFDIIQSSVSITDDRKKNMIFSDPYIYGGSSIFVKADNTTIKTGDDLKGKIVGCQVGTTSQDVLSKMSGLKEVKKYNAMTDAFMDLANGRVEAVVSDPEVGDYYISSQKDKIKRLSSALNEEPIGVAFRKNDTELRDAYQKALNELKQDGTLSKISEKWFGNDIYKDKK, from the coding sequence ATGAAAAAAATTACAGCTTTATTAATTGGGCTAATAATAAGTGCTACAGTGTTTGCTGGTTGTGGCAAAAGTAATACATCTTCGAATAGCGGTGGCAGCACTTTAAGTAATATAAAAAGTGCAGGAACAATTGTTATAGGAGTAGATGATACTTATCCTCCAATGGAGTTTAGGGATAAGAATGGTAAATTAGTTGGTTTTGATGTAGATGTTGCAGATGCAGTTGCTAAAAAGCTGGGTGTTAAAACTAAATATGTTCCAACAGCTTGGGATGGTATATTTTTAGCTCTTAATTCAAAGAAATTTGATATTATACAGTCAAGCGTTAGTATAACGGATGATAGAAAGAAAAATATGATTTTCTCAGATCCATATATATATGGAGGAAGTTCTATATTTGTAAAGGCAGATAATACAACAATTAAAACTGGTGATGATTTAAAGGGTAAAATTGTAGGTTGTCAGGTTGGAACTACTTCTCAAGATGTTTTAAGTAAAATGTCGGGACTTAAAGAGGTTAAAAAGTACAATGCAATGACGGATGCTTTCATGGATCTTGCAAATGGAAGAGTGGAGGCAGTTGTTTCAGATCCAGAGGTTGGAGATTACTACATTTCCAGTCAAAAGGATAAAATTAAAAGGTTGAGTTCGGCATTAAACGAAGAGCCAATAGGTGTTGCTTTCAGAAAGAATGATACTGAATTAAGAGACGCATATCAAAAGGCATTAAATGAGCTTAAGCAGGATGGAACACTATCAAAAATATCTGAAAAATGGTTTGGCAACGACATATATAAAGACAAAAAATAA
- a CDS encoding ArsR/SmtB family transcription factor, which yields MNTNSNDFNETAEMLKVLAHPIRLCIVKGLIENGGCNVSHMQDCLGIPQSTVSQHLQKLKTAGIIEGKRNGLEINYTVCDEKVINLVNTLFE from the coding sequence ATGAATACAAATTCTAATGATTTCAATGAAACAGCAGAAATGCTAAAAGTTTTAGCCCATCCTATAAGACTTTGCATAGTAAAAGGATTAATAGAAAATGGCGGCTGTAATGTAAGCCATATGCAGGATTGTCTTGGAATTCCTCAGTCTACAGTTTCTCAACATCTACAAAAGCTTAAAACTGCAGGAATTATAGAGGGAAAGAGAAATGGTTTAGAAATCAATTATACTGTTTGTGACGAAAAGGTAATTAATTTAGTAAACACACTATTTGAGTAA
- a CDS encoding YitT family protein, with product MKKTQKNIYNNISRILFIMLGATLSSIALETFLIPNNIIDGGVVGISIMASYLTKVPLGIFTFLLNVPFFILGYKQIGKTFTFATLFAVFCLSIGVSFFTPIKGVTHDIFLAAIFGGIIQGLGVGLIIRNGGSLDGTEIVAIILDKRVSFSIGEIVMFFNLFILGVAGFIFGWDRAMYSLIAYFIAFKVIDIVVEGLDESKAVTIVSSEYEEISEAIMARLGRGLTLLDGKGAYKGIPTSVLYVVVSRLELAKLKSIVYDFDNDALVTISNVEVAGKKYKKKAIH from the coding sequence ATGAAGAAAACACAAAAAAATATCTATAATAATATTAGTAGAATACTTTTTATAATGTTAGGGGCAACATTATCTTCCATTGCATTAGAGACATTTTTAATACCCAACAATATAATAGATGGTGGTGTAGTGGGTATATCAATTATGGCAAGTTATCTGACAAAAGTACCTTTAGGAATTTTTACATTTTTATTAAATGTACCTTTTTTCATATTAGGATATAAGCAAATTGGTAAGACTTTTACCTTTGCTACTCTGTTTGCAGTATTTTGTCTATCTATAGGTGTATCTTTCTTTACTCCAATTAAGGGAGTAACCCATGATATATTTCTTGCAGCTATTTTTGGTGGAATTATTCAAGGTCTTGGGGTAGGATTGATTATAAGAAACGGTGGATCACTGGACGGAACAGAAATAGTTGCAATAATACTTGATAAAAGAGTAAGCTTTTCAATTGGCGAAATTGTTATGTTTTTTAATTTATTTATACTAGGGGTTGCAGGCTTTATTTTTGGATGGGACAGGGCTATGTATTCACTTATAGCATATTTTATAGCATTTAAGGTTATTGATATTGTAGTAGAAGGTCTAGATGAATCCAAAGCAGTAACTATTGTTTCATCAGAATATGAAGAAATATCAGAGGCCATAATGGCTAGACTTGGAAGAGGTTTAACGCTTTTGGATGGAAAAGGTGCCTATAAGGGCATTCCAACCAGTGTTTTGTATGTAGTTGTGTCACGTCTTGAGTTAGCAAAGCTTAAATCTATAGTTTACGATTTTGATAATGATGCTCTGGTAACTATAAGTAATGTAGAGGTTGCGGGAAAGAAATATAAAAAGAAGGCTATCCATTAA
- a CDS encoding GNAT family N-acetyltransferase has protein sequence MSLNHTGTQAIETKRLILRKFEVEDTPSVFKNWISDPIVQENYGEKECSTILEAQQLLKKWTAMYNNNDFYRWAIILKDINESIGQIAFYQVDSKNKRADVEYCIGKSFWGNEYAAEALRAVIEYAFRGVYFNRVQAFHRSKNPASGRVLQKAEMKYEGTLKQYLVHKGEFDDCIMYATIRD, from the coding sequence ATGTCACTTAATCATACAGGAACACAAGCTATAGAGACAAAAAGACTTATTCTCCGTAAATTTGAGGTTGAAGATACTCCAAGTGTATTTAAAAATTGGATAAGTGATCCTATAGTTCAGGAGAATTACGGAGAAAAAGAATGTAGTACTATTTTAGAAGCGCAGCAATTACTGAAAAAATGGACAGCCATGTATAACAATAATGATTTTTATAGATGGGCAATAATTTTAAAAGATATTAATGAAAGTATTGGTCAGATTGCATTTTATCAGGTAGATAGTAAAAATAAGAGAGCAGATGTGGAATACTGCATTGGAAAATCCTTTTGGGGTAATGAGTATGCAGCTGAAGCTTTAAGGGCTGTTATTGAATATGCATTCAGGGGTGTTTATTTTAATAGAGTGCAGGCATTTCACAGAAGTAAAAATCCAGCATCAGGCAGAGTATTACAAAAAGCAGAAATGAAATATGAAGGAACTTTGAAACAATATCTAGTTCATAAAGGCGAATTTGATGACTGTATTATGTATGCAACTATACGGGATTAG
- a CDS encoding DsrE/DsrF/DrsH-like family protein: MEKKILIVGGVAGGASAAARLRRLDENAKIIMFEKGEYISFANCGLPYYIGEAIKDRKKLIVQTPENMVKRFNIDVKTNSEVITIDTDKKFVKVKSKDKGIYEESYDYLVLSPGAKPMKPNIEGINSEKIMTLRNIPDTDKIKSFVDNNNIKSTVVIGGGFIGVEMAENLIQRGINVTLVEAAPHILAPFDADMAVIAEKELESNEVNLILGDGVKSFSDTGNNMEILLASDTKLTADLVILAIGVVPDTNFVKESGINLGKRGHILVDENMKTNIDNIYAVGDAVEIKDFVNGQSTAIPLAGPANKQGRIAADNISGLNKSFNGAQGTAVIKICGLTAASTGNNERTLKRLDIPYKVIYVHPVSHASYYPGASPISIKLIFNEKGTILGAQAMGYDGVDKRIDVIASVMRLNGTIYDLTELELNYAPPFSSAKDPVNMAGFTAENVLTGKSDVITPVELMDYDMSNSTLVDVRSEIEFDSGHMEGAINIPVDNLRERISELDKNKEIIVYCQVGLRGYVAERMLKQKDFKVKNLTGGYKTVSLLNYKPKEPNFNEDELNSEPMKEVAATEGKPGYNKSLDACGLCCPGPLMEVKKCMDELKDGETLKVTASDPGFYEDIKSWCCTTNNDLINLNKDNANITALIKKTSETSDKVVSDVSTSPANTNKTMVVFSGDLDKAIASFIIANGAASMGKKVTMFFTFWGLNVLRKNEKVPVKKGFIEKMFGIMMPRGSKRLKLSNMNMLGMGAKMIRGVMKNKNISSLEDLMKAAMASGVEIVACQMSMDVMGIQKDELIDGIKIGGVGYYLGEAETSNVNLFI, encoded by the coding sequence ATGGAAAAGAAAATTTTAATTGTAGGTGGTGTTGCTGGGGGTGCATCAGCAGCTGCCAGACTTAGACGACTAGATGAAAATGCAAAAATAATAATGTTTGAAAAAGGTGAATATATATCCTTTGCCAATTGTGGATTACCTTACTATATAGGTGAGGCCATTAAAGATAGAAAAAAACTTATTGTTCAAACTCCTGAAAATATGGTTAAAAGATTTAATATAGATGTAAAAACTAATAGTGAAGTAATAACTATTGATACAGATAAAAAATTTGTAAAGGTAAAAAGTAAAGACAAGGGCATTTATGAAGAAAGCTATGATTATTTAGTACTTTCTCCTGGTGCAAAACCAATGAAACCAAATATAGAGGGTATAAATAGCGAAAAGATTATGACCCTCAGAAATATTCCGGATACAGATAAAATAAAGTCCTTTGTAGACAATAATAATATAAAAAGCACTGTCGTTATAGGTGGGGGCTTCATTGGAGTTGAAATGGCTGAAAACTTAATACAGAGAGGAATAAATGTAACTTTAGTAGAAGCAGCACCTCATATATTAGCTCCCTTTGATGCTGATATGGCAGTTATTGCTGAGAAAGAGCTTGAGAGTAATGAAGTTAATTTAATATTAGGAGATGGTGTTAAAAGTTTTAGTGATACTGGAAACAACATGGAAATTCTATTAGCAAGTGATACAAAACTCACTGCAGACCTAGTAATTTTAGCTATTGGTGTTGTTCCTGATACAAATTTTGTAAAAGAAAGTGGAATTAACCTGGGGAAAAGAGGCCATATATTAGTTGATGAAAATATGAAGACAAATATAGATAATATATATGCCGTAGGTGATGCTGTAGAGATAAAAGATTTTGTAAATGGGCAAAGTACAGCCATACCTCTTGCAGGTCCAGCAAATAAACAAGGAAGAATTGCTGCAGATAATATATCCGGTCTAAACAAAAGCTTTAATGGAGCTCAAGGTACTGCTGTCATTAAAATCTGTGGATTAACTGCTGCAAGTACTGGAAACAACGAAAGAACTTTAAAAAGATTAGATATACCTTATAAGGTTATCTATGTTCATCCAGTTTCACATGCATCTTATTATCCTGGTGCATCCCCTATTTCAATAAAACTTATTTTCAATGAAAAAGGAACCATACTTGGTGCTCAGGCTATGGGATATGATGGTGTTGATAAAAGAATAGACGTTATTGCTTCAGTTATGAGACTTAATGGTACAATATATGATTTAACAGAGCTTGAACTAAACTATGCACCACCATTTTCCTCCGCAAAAGATCCTGTTAATATGGCAGGTTTTACTGCTGAAAATGTGCTCACTGGAAAAAGTGATGTTATAACTCCTGTAGAATTAATGGATTATGACATGTCAAATTCTACATTAGTTGATGTACGTTCTGAAATTGAATTTGATAGTGGTCATATGGAAGGAGCCATAAACATTCCTGTAGATAATTTAAGAGAAAGAATAAGCGAATTGGATAAGAATAAGGAAATCATTGTCTATTGTCAGGTAGGTCTTAGAGGCTATGTAGCTGAAAGAATGCTTAAACAAAAGGATTTCAAAGTTAAAAATTTAACCGGAGGATATAAGACTGTATCCCTACTTAATTATAAACCAAAGGAACCTAACTTTAATGAAGATGAATTAAATTCTGAACCAATGAAAGAAGTAGCAGCGACTGAAGGTAAACCTGGCTATAACAAAAGCTTAGATGCTTGCGGCTTGTGCTGTCCAGGGCCTTTAATGGAAGTAAAAAAGTGTATGGATGAGTTAAAGGATGGAGAAACTCTAAAGGTTACTGCTTCAGATCCAGGCTTTTATGAAGATATAAAATCTTGGTGCTGTACTACTAATAACGACCTTATAAATTTAAATAAAGATAATGCAAATATTACTGCTTTAATCAAAAAAACTAGTGAAACCTCAGATAAGGTAGTTTCTGATGTATCCACCTCTCCTGCTAATACCAATAAAACCATGGTAGTATTCAGCGGAGATTTAGACAAAGCTATAGCTTCCTTTATAATAGCTAATGGAGCAGCCAGCATGGGTAAAAAGGTTACCATGTTTTTCACCTTCTGGGGACTTAATGTCTTAAGAAAAAATGAAAAAGTACCCGTTAAAAAAGGTTTTATAGAAAAGATGTTTGGAATAATGATGCCAAGAGGCAGTAAAAGATTAAAGCTGTCAAATATGAATATGCTGGGTATGGGTGCTAAGATGATACGCGGTGTGATGAAGAATAAAAATATATCTTCTCTTGAGGATTTGATGAAAGCTGCTATGGCTAGTGGTGTTGAAATAGTTGCCTGCCAAATGTCCATGGATGTTATGGGAATACAAAAGGATGAGCTTATTGATGGTATTAAGATAGGTGGTGTAGGCTACTATCTAGGAGAAGCTGAAACTTCAAATGTAAATCTGTTTATATAG